Proteins found in one Ptychodera flava strain L36383 chromosome 3, AS_Pfla_20210202, whole genome shotgun sequence genomic segment:
- the LOC139130022 gene encoding tripartite motif-containing protein 2-like: MASASFSREQLDERFLQCPICLDRFRRPKILPCFHSFCMDCLLSISKSSKNTVTCPLDRRTHKLAPQGISGLPDSYFLNDLMDFIDWGGEDHLAEETHGRLCEGGCDRGVRVYCVECGQFLCDICSNSHKNLKATKTHKQISVGEYEATFHNKSPFIRPIVCPVHDGNQIKLYCDSCKIPICLECAVYHHKQPEHSQIPLQEALTKRRSALWSLKKSMTRRLGRLKGQMKEVDKFSRDLDRDLQHAEREVRAISSSLVETIRRHEEGLLKQLREGHFNESQEIHTRRENMEILMARIEKSCSFAEVMLNQSNDIGFLCLEKQADEKMRELLQEKIDLPDPLSFKFVRNSKFPSYLTSEKLGVVTTSRDLHTTYKFRLVFTISDIEPTFKRRLSLLMKDRGNWKHRLTFPRGVTITPDGDIVAVSSDDQRVYIFDSYGRCKSQYTLQSRVWSAPFKPYDVDTTEKGEVIVSERTNKSIICFRRDGSATPFIFGESGLTKPLGIALDNRRQVHVVDIPQGQPDNPSEIVCFTHYGTRAGSFRYRERNSPDMLPQAPKFIAINSKNHIIMPDYNGHKVLVYNSRGRFLYQFGSEGQGDGKFEHPSGVAVDSGDNIFVCSNHRVQMFTARGSFISRVDGIEDELNKPRGIAVSLCEPYRVIVADSGNDCVRVYQLVR, encoded by the coding sequence ATGGCTTCTGCAAGTTTCTCGAGGGAGCAGCTGGACGAGCGTTTTCTTCAGTGTCCGATATGCCTGGACCGTTTCCGGAGACCGAAAATCCTCCCCTGTTTCCATTCCTTCTGCATGGACTGTCTGCTGTCCATCTCCAAAAGTAGTAAGAACACCGTGACTTGCCCGCTGGACCGGCGCACGCACAAGCTGGCGCCGCAGGGGATCTCGGGACTCCCCGACAGCTATTTTCTGAACGACTTGATGGACTTCATCGACTGGGGCGGAGAGGACCATCTGGCCGAGGAGACCCACGGGCGACTCTGTGAGGGAGGCTGTGACCGAGGCGTTAGGGTCTACTGCGTGGAATGCGGCCAGTTTCTGTGTGACATTTGCTCGAATTCTCACAAAAACCTCAAAGCGACGAAGACTCACAAGCAGATATCGGTCGGGGAGTACGAAGCGACATTCCACAACAAGTCGCCGTTTATACGACCGATTGTCTGCCCGGTGCATGATGGGAATCAGATAAAGCTGTACTGTGATTCGTGCAAGATTCCGATATGCCTCGAGTGCGCCGTTTACCATCACAAACAGCCTGAACACAGTCAGATACCCCTGCAGGAAGCGCTAACTAAAAGACGGTCCGCCCTGTGGTCGCTCAAAAAAAGTATGACCAGGAGGCTTGGccgtttaaagggacaaatgaAAGAGGTAGACAAATTCTCGCGAGACTTAGACCGAGACCTGCAGCATGCGGAGCGCGAAGTCCGCGCGATTTCCAGCTCTCTGGTGGAGACAATTCGCCGACATGAGGAAGGGCTTTTAAAGCAACTTCGCGAGGGACACTTCAATGAGAGCCAGGAAATACACACAAGGCGAGAAAACATGGAAATTCTCATGGCGAGGATAGAGAAATCGTGTAGTTTCGCCGAGGTCATGCTGAACCAGAGCAACGATATTGGCTTTCTTTGCCTGGAGAAACAGGCTGACGAGAAAATGCGAGAACTCCTGCAAGAGAAAATCGATCTACCCGACCCCCTGTCGTTTAAATTCGTTCGCAACAGCAAATTTCCAAGCTACCTGACGTCGGAGAAACTAGGCGTTGTCACCACCAGTAGAGATTTGCACACAACATACAAATTTCGGCTCGTGTTCACAATTTCCGATATTGAACCAACCTTCAAGCGGCGGCTCTCTCTCCTCATGAAGGATCGGGGCAATTGGAAACATCGACTGACTTTCCCGCGCGGAGTGACCATCACGCCCGACGGCGACATCGTCGCCGTGAGTAGCGACGATCAGCGCGTGTACATATTCGACAGCTACGGCCGCTGCAAGAGCCAGTACACGCTTCAGAGCCGTGTGTGGAGCGCTCCGTTCAAACCGTACGATGTCGACACGACGGAAAAGGGGGAAGTCATCGTATCCGAACGAACAAACAAAAGCATAATCTGCTTCCGGCGCGATGGCTCTGCGACGCCGTTCATCTTCGGAGAGAGTGGGCTCACCAAGCCGCTCGGTATCGCACTGGACAACCGACGACAAGTACACGTGGTCGACATACCTCAGGGCCAGCCTGACAATCCGTCGGAGATTGTGTGTTTCACTCATTACGGAACAAGGGCCGGTAGCTTCCGCTACAGGGAGAGGAACTCCCCCGACATGTTGCCGCAGGCGCCGAAATTTATCGCCATAAACAGCAAGAACCACATCATCATGCCGGATTACAACGGCCACAAGGTTCTTGTCTACAACTCGAGGGGGCGCTTCCTCTACCAGTTCGGTTCCGAGGGACAGGGTGACGGCAAGTTCGAGCACCCATCCGGTGTGGCGGTCGATAGCGGTGACAACATATTCGTCTGCAGCAACCACCGCGTGCAGATGTTCACGGCGCGGGGTTCGTTTATATCTCGCGTTGATGGTATCGAGGACGAGCTGAACAAACCGCGCGGCATCGCCGTATCACTCTGCGAGCCGTACAGAGTAATCGTTGCGGACTCTGGCAACGACTGCGTGAGAGTGTACCAGTTAGTCCGATAG
- the LOC139130023 gene encoding uncharacterized protein yields MMVQQMDTTLPRRIPHALATLCLLSLAFLFIVSHFLSWSTWRLKAQREPTPCQLIASHQFGFNRNIFVVSDVALSHTGRKEPLCNSTQYPSCFILDVNGREMLPEGLALQACQETYLKIHAVRDDGSYVNCKPWVDIYARLVGPDLDNYPKAKRFNLYFNKVKVAYAGNGMFNVRVPPIEGGRYQLEILLVHRGDARKTLLRTTSMSRCLDAPLVNTPVFLMILETGLCEEPEPTPLCTVGDSPGRWVTVPETGCDGGVCEGDINVLSSNRRVWAPYDCHFKIFDSESLMQCISGKTTLLLGDSLTEEMANEILQILYYNSTYGLKEKTDLQADLTWLGKPRITSWREMDNDTKVGFSFVFGNPLGCGLECFTNKNAESLTTAYNNPYKIDFLIVIPGTHDASPRQDPYLNVFDKYKRQLPIFYEKMQHILSGMSKVIWLNIPESSDRARCDFNSKPRVRAMNRLTESFVVRHPDLHYIDYFSMSEGCQCGDLHKGIRYFRREADNSTYNGFLSRMAVHMALTLLCQDSLSPETKKLLAQIFGHMT; encoded by the exons ATGATGGTGCAGCAAATGGACACTACTCTACCAAGGCGAATACCCCATGCGCTGGCCACGCTCTGTCTTCTTTCACTGGCCTTTCTGTTCATCGTCTCTCATTTTTTGAGCTGGTCCACGTGGCGTCTGAAAGCACAAAGGGAGCCAACG CCCTGCCAGCTGATAGCGAGCCATCAGTTTGGATTCAACAGAAATATCTTCGTGGTGTCGGATGTTGCGTTGTCACACACAGGCAGGAAAGAACCGCTCTGTAATTCAACACAGTATCCGTCTTGCTTCATACTGGACGTCAACGGGCGCGAAATGCTTCCAGAGGGACTGGCACTACAGGCCTGTCAAGAAACATATTTGAAAATCCACGCCGTCCGAGATGATGGTAGCTATGTAAACTGCAAACCGTGGGTCGACATATATGCGAGACTTGTGGGGCCCGATTTGGACAATTACCCGAAAGCTAAAAGGTTCAATCTCTATTTCAATAAAGTTAAGGTGGCTTATGCAGGGAATGGAATGTTCAACGTTAGAGTACCGCCGATCGAAGGAGGGCGGTATCAACTGGAGATTCTGCTTGTCCACAGAGGTGACGCCAGAAAAACGCTCCTACGAACGACGAGCATGTCTCGTTGTCTTGATGCTCCCTTGGTGAACACGCCGGTGTTCTTGATGATCCTAGAAACTGGTTTGTGTGAAGAACCTGAGCCGACTCCGCTCTGCACTGTCGGTGACTCGCCCGGACGGTGGGTGACTGTGCCCGAAACAGGGTGCGACGGAGGGGTGTGCGAGGGCGACATCAACGTCCTCTCAAGCAATCGTCGCGTGTGGGCGCCCTACGACTGCCACTTCAAAATATTCGATTctgaaagtttgatgcagtgcatCAGCGGAAAGACAACCCTCCTTCTGGGAGATTCTCTGACAGAGGAGATGGCGAATGAAATCTTACAAATACTCTATTACAATTCTACGTACGGTCTCAAAGAGAAGACGGACTTGCAAGCCGACCTCACCTGGCTTGGTAAACCACGCATAACGTCTTGGCGGGAAATGGACAATGACACAAAGGTCGGCTTTAGTTTCGTCTTTGGGAACCCGCTCGGATGTGGATTAGAGTGTTTCACTAACAAAAATGCGGAGAGCTTAACCACTGCCTATAATAACCCATATAAAATAGATTTCCTAATCGTGATCCCGGGCACTCACGATGCAAGCCCGAGGCAGGATCCGTATCTAAATGTCTTTGATAAATATAAGAGACAACTCCCCATATTTTACGAAAAAATGCAGCACATCCTTTCTGGGATGAGCAAAGTGATATGGCTTAACATTCCGGAGAGCAGCGATCGGGCTCGCTGCGACTTCAACTCGAAGCCGAGGGTGCGCGCCATGAACCGGCTGACGGAGAGTTTCGTGGTACGCCACCCGGATCTCCACTACATTGACTACTTCAGCATGTCGGAGGGCTGTCAGTGTGGCGACTTGCACAAGGGTATCCGCTACTTCAGGAGAGAGGCAGACAACTCAACCTACAACGGGTTCCTCTCCAGGATGGCCGTCCACATGGCTCTGACCCTGCTATGCCAAGACAGCCTGTCACCGGAAACCAAGAAGCTACTTGCCCAGATCTTCGGTCACATGACTTGA